A window from Rhinoraja longicauda isolate Sanriku21f chromosome 26, sRhiLon1.1, whole genome shotgun sequence encodes these proteins:
- the kctd7 gene encoding BTB/POZ domain-containing protein KCTD7 has translation MQARVMVVISGPKGNQQSNDTMSGSEPEDDVRKPALSRPANTLILQKFPEVVPLNVGGMYFTTRLSTLRRYEDTMLAAMFSGRHHIPTDSEGRFFIDRDGTYFGDILNFLRSDDLPPRERVRTVHKEAQYYSIGPLLECLDELQPFASEKVRKAFLDLLPYYKENLERIIEIAKQKAIQRKARFAKLKICVYKEEMPVTPYERPLYHSLRFDRSENETKLFEHHCEVDVSFGPWEAIADVYDLLHCIVTDLADRGITVDHQCIGVCDKHLINYYYCKRPIYEFKITWW, from the exons ATGCAG GCGAGAGTGATGGTGGTTATTTCAGGACCCAAGGGAAACCAGCAATCAAATGATACAATGTCGGGATCCGAACCAGAGGACGACGTGAGGAAGCCAGCTCTCAGCCGTCCAGCCAACACACTGATTCTGCAAAAG TTCCCAGAGGTTGTACCACTGAATGTAGGAGGCATGTATTTTACTACGAGACTCTCCACATTAAGGCGCTATGAAGACACTATGCTGGCTGCTATGTTTAGCGGCCGTCATCATATTCCCACTGATTCAGAGGGCCGATTCTTTATTGATAGAGATGGTACATACTTTGG AGATATTCTTAATTTTTTGCGGAGTGATGACTTGCCCCCTCGTGAGCGGGTGAGAACTGTTCACAAAGAAGCACAGTATTATTCCATTGGGCCATTGCTAGAGTGTCTGGATGAGCTGCAGCCCTTCGCGAGTGAAAAAGTCAGGAAGGCATTTTTGGACTTACTGCCTTATTACAAAG AAAATTTGGAGAGGATAATTGAAATTGCAAAACAGAAAGCAATCCAACGAAAGGCAAgatttgcaaaattaaaaattTGTGTGTATAAGGAGGAGATGCCGGTGACTCCATACGAACGGCCACTGTACCACTCTCTGCGCTTTGACAGAAGTGAGAATGAGACAAAACTCTTCGAGCATCATTGTGAAGTCGACGTGTCCTTTGGTCCGTGGGAAGCCATCGCTGATGTCTACGACCTTCTTCACTGCATCGTGACTGACCTGGCAGACAGAGGCATTACAGTGGATCACCAGTGCATAGGCGTGTGCGACAAGCACCTCATAAACTATTACTACTGTAAACGCCCCATCTATGAGTTCAAGATTACTTGGTGGTAA